The Sagittula sp. P11 genome window below encodes:
- a CDS encoding methyltransferase domain-containing protein, translating to MTGVLFSSGVPAADSRAGFAENMAYLGDLPAAIDILEQALALAPDWAAGWFRLGEYLKAAGDLPAAAEAWTRAVEADPTDPLGAGINRDLARDVPITETLPPAFVELLFDQYAPRFERSLRDRLAYRGPEVVLAALKAAGLDRADHALDLGCGTGLMGELLRPHVARLDGLDLSQHMLNEAEAKGLYDHLEKQDIATLDRRPDRYDLIVAADVFNYLGALEQPVAWAVDALRPGGLFAFTVELGDAPVLLRETRRFAHSRDYVETLLKDAGLTIAHMAEVVLREDRGEAVHGLTVAVRRGMPLGHATDGSELATAG from the coding sequence ATGACCGGAGTTCTCTTCTCCTCCGGCGTGCCCGCGGCCGACAGCCGCGCCGGTTTCGCCGAAAACATGGCGTATCTGGGCGACCTGCCCGCCGCCATCGACATCCTCGAACAGGCGCTTGCGCTTGCCCCTGACTGGGCTGCCGGATGGTTTCGCCTGGGCGAGTACCTGAAGGCCGCGGGCGACCTCCCCGCCGCCGCCGAGGCCTGGACCCGGGCGGTCGAGGCCGACCCGACCGACCCGCTGGGCGCGGGCATCAACCGCGACCTCGCGCGCGACGTGCCGATCACCGAAACCTTGCCCCCGGCCTTCGTCGAACTGCTCTTCGACCAGTACGCGCCGCGCTTCGAACGCTCCCTGCGCGACCGGCTCGCCTATCGCGGGCCGGAGGTGGTGCTTGCCGCGCTGAAGGCCGCCGGGCTGGACCGGGCAGACCATGCGCTGGACCTCGGCTGCGGCACCGGCCTGATGGGCGAGCTGCTCCGGCCGCACGTGGCGCGGCTCGACGGGTTGGACCTGTCGCAGCACATGCTGAACGAGGCGGAGGCCAAGGGCCTCTATGACCACCTCGAAAAGCAGGACATCGCCACGCTGGACCGGCGCCCGGACCGCTATGACCTGATCGTCGCGGCGGATGTGTTCAACTATCTCGGCGCGCTCGAACAGCCGGTGGCCTGGGCGGTCGATGCCCTGCGGCCCGGAGGGCTCTTCGCCTTCACCGTGGAACTGGGCGACGCCCCCGTCCTGCTGCGCGAAACCCGGCGCTTTGCCCATTCCCGCGACTACGTCGAGACGCTGCTGAAGGATGCGGGCCTGACCATCGCCCATATGGCCGAGGTCGTCCTGCGCGAAGATCGCGGCGAAGCGGTGCACGGGCTGACCGTGGCCGTCCGGCGCGGGATGCCTTTGGGCCACGCCACCGACGGATCGGAACTGGCGACCGCCGGCTGA